A window of Chitinophaga sp. MM2321 contains these coding sequences:
- the mutS gene encoding DNA mismatch repair protein MutS, with product MAKSKSEETPLMQQHKAIKDKYPDAVLLFRVGDFYETFNEDAVIASRVLGIVLTKRANGSATFVDLAGFPHHSLDTYLHKLVKAGYRVAVCDQLEDPKTVKGIVKRGVTEMVTPGVAVNDKLLENTSNNFLAAVHFGGDITGVSFLDISTGEFIIAEGSTEYVDKLLQSFRPAEVVFARQQQKHFKATFGTRFYTYNLDEWIFTNTYAEEILLKHFQTHSLKGFGIEGMPEAIIAAGATMHYLKDTEHPHLQHITRIQRLSQEDFLWMDRFTIRNLELLHSSVENGHTLLKVLDNTVTPMGARLLKRWLVFPLRDITSINERLDTVEFFIKETDLSKTLLHHLKQTGDLERLVSKIPLRKINPREVMQLARSLEQVQAVQALLADTGNDYLLRLNEKLDACTPILDKILNEVMENPPVLVNKGGVIREGVNAELDELRGIATKGKDFLLQIQQKESEATGIPSLKIAFNNVFGYYLEVTNTHKNKVPESWIRKQTLANAERYITPELKEYEEKIVGAEDKILALETRLFDELLLSLQPYIQPVQQDAQMFAIIDCLRCFAQNAVQYKYRRPVITDAFNMDIREGRHPVIERGLPAGEAYVANDMQLDKESQQIIILTGPNMSGKSALLRQTALITLMAHMGSFVPATSAEIGLTDKIFTRVGASDNLSGGESTFMVEMNETASIINTITPRSLVILDEIGRGTSTYDGISIAWSIVEYLHDMTPHRPKTLFATHYHELNELENKHDRVKNFHITNMESGNKIIFLRKLAPGGSRHSFGIHVARMAGMPPELIDRANEVLAHLEEKHIHAPLQKNVKNISTPTQQLQLNIFDAHSDTFKMIREKLDLVDINRLTPVEALLKLSEIKGMIN from the coding sequence ATGGCAAAAAGCAAATCGGAAGAAACGCCGCTTATGCAACAGCATAAAGCTATCAAAGATAAATACCCGGATGCGGTACTCCTTTTCCGGGTGGGGGATTTCTATGAAACATTCAATGAAGATGCAGTTATAGCCTCCAGGGTACTGGGAATTGTACTCACCAAGCGGGCCAATGGCTCCGCTACATTTGTGGACCTGGCAGGATTTCCTCACCACTCACTGGATACTTACCTCCATAAGCTGGTGAAAGCTGGCTATCGTGTGGCCGTATGTGATCAGCTGGAAGATCCCAAAACGGTAAAAGGTATTGTGAAACGGGGTGTCACCGAAATGGTAACGCCCGGTGTGGCTGTAAATGATAAACTGCTGGAAAATACCAGCAATAACTTCCTGGCAGCCGTACATTTTGGCGGAGACATCACCGGCGTATCTTTCCTCGATATCTCTACCGGGGAATTTATCATTGCGGAAGGCTCTACAGAATATGTGGATAAACTGCTGCAAAGCTTCCGCCCCGCAGAAGTTGTATTTGCACGGCAACAGCAAAAACATTTCAAAGCCACCTTTGGTACCCGTTTTTATACTTACAACCTGGATGAGTGGATCTTTACCAACACTTATGCAGAAGAAATATTGCTGAAACATTTTCAGACCCATTCCCTCAAGGGTTTCGGGATAGAAGGCATGCCGGAAGCCATCATCGCCGCCGGCGCCACCATGCACTACCTGAAAGATACGGAGCATCCGCATCTGCAACATATTACCCGCATCCAACGTCTCAGCCAGGAAGATTTCCTGTGGATGGACCGCTTCACCATCCGCAACCTCGAATTGCTGCACAGCAGCGTGGAAAACGGCCATACCCTGCTGAAAGTACTGGACAACACTGTTACGCCCATGGGTGCGCGCCTGCTGAAACGCTGGCTGGTATTCCCGCTGCGCGACATTACCTCCATCAACGAACGACTGGATACGGTTGAATTCTTTATCAAAGAAACAGACCTCTCCAAAACATTATTGCATCACCTCAAACAAACCGGTGACCTGGAGCGGCTGGTATCCAAAATACCGCTGCGGAAAATCAATCCACGGGAAGTAATGCAACTGGCCCGCTCCCTGGAGCAGGTACAGGCTGTGCAAGCCCTGCTGGCCGATACCGGCAACGACTACCTGTTACGCCTCAACGAAAAACTGGATGCCTGCACTCCTATCCTCGACAAAATATTGAATGAGGTGATGGAAAACCCGCCGGTACTGGTCAACAAGGGCGGCGTGATCCGCGAAGGCGTGAATGCAGAACTGGATGAACTCCGGGGTATCGCCACCAAAGGAAAAGATTTCCTGCTGCAAATCCAGCAAAAGGAATCGGAAGCAACCGGCATCCCTTCCCTGAAAATCGCCTTCAACAACGTTTTCGGCTATTACCTGGAAGTTACCAACACCCATAAAAATAAAGTACCGGAAAGCTGGATCCGCAAACAAACGCTGGCCAACGCAGAACGTTACATTACACCGGAACTGAAAGAATATGAAGAAAAGATAGTAGGTGCGGAAGATAAAATACTGGCGCTGGAAACACGCCTGTTCGATGAACTGCTGCTGTCATTACAACCATACATACAACCGGTGCAGCAGGATGCACAAATGTTTGCCATCATCGACTGCCTGCGCTGCTTTGCACAAAATGCCGTACAATACAAATACCGCCGCCCGGTGATCACGGATGCCTTTAACATGGATATCCGCGAAGGCCGCCACCCGGTGATTGAAAGAGGACTGCCTGCCGGAGAAGCCTACGTAGCCAATGATATGCAGCTCGATAAGGAATCACAGCAGATCATTATCCTCACCGGACCCAACATGAGTGGTAAGTCGGCCCTGTTAAGACAAACGGCCCTCATCACTTTGATGGCGCATATGGGCAGCTTCGTGCCCGCCACCAGCGCGGAAATAGGACTTACCGACAAAATATTTACCCGCGTTGGCGCTTCCGATAACCTGAGTGGTGGTGAATCCACCTTCATGGTAGAAATGAACGAAACGGCCAGCATTATCAATACAATCACGCCGCGCAGTCTTGTTATCCTGGATGAAATAGGAAGGGGTACCAGCACCTACGACGGCATCTCTATTGCATGGAGTATCGTGGAATACCTCCATGATATGACACCGCACCGGCCCAAAACATTATTCGCCACGCACTACCATGAACTGAATGAACTGGAAAATAAACACGATCGTGTAAAGAACTTCCATATCACTAATATGGAATCAGGCAATAAAATTATTTTCCTGCGTAAACTGGCGCCTGGCGGAAGCCGCCACAGCTTTGGTATTCATGTGGCACGCATGGCCGGTATGCCACCGGAACTGATTGACCGTGCCAACGAAGTATTAGCGCATCTCGAAGAAAAACATATCCATGCACCCCTGCAAAAAAATGTGAAGAACATCTCCACACCCACGCAGCAGCTGCAACTAAACATCTTTGATGCACACAGCGACACCTTTAAAATGATCCGGGAAAAACTTGACCTCGTGGACATAAACAGGCTAACACCCGTAGAAGCCCTGCTGAAGCTGAGCGAGATCAAAGGAATGATAAACTGA
- a CDS encoding SusC/RagA family TonB-linked outer membrane protein: MRRSLLLTTLLFLCCCITAWAQDKKAITGSVKDEKGTPLPGVTVKEKGTANGAMSDGDGTFKVQVAPNATLVLSYIGFVNQEVVVGEQTTLSIVLKEDNKNLNEVVVTAMGMKREQRKLGYAVTELKGADVAKTNSINPVSALQGKVAGLDISAAAGGPAAAPRIVLRGAKSLNGKDQPIFIVDGVIFENDESAADVNFGNVLKNLNPDDYESVTVLKGAAATALYGSRAINGAILITTKKGNARKGIGVTVSQTAQVEKVYRGAIDLQNSYGQGLDGTYDNTAGGNSFGSFMDGSQVKLANGLMVPYSPKPNNAKDLYQTGKYFNTNVAMEGGNDKGTFRLSYSHLDNNSVSPNNSFGRNTFAFRGSSQISKVLSADAGVTYATSKTLNPDRQGGDYTNYNIGRKWVYVFPRNYDPSIWGQPANYLGPQGGRADLNTNPGADYFFQQAYNSWSRKESLITGNFSLTATATDWLKFVGKANFSSEQSTDERKEVGTDAYFKGPDGRYSIAGVNKSQYTFTGMAMITPKLGKKFEGNLNLGAETWNSGIGKQYNNYTDGGLRIPFLYDISNSNNAYVIKNDPLLRKVINSAFFAASLSYNNELFLDITGRNDWSSALTYPKGSLGHTTNSYFYPSVSSAWEFTQTLKNTLPEWVSYGKLRASYAMVGGDLDPYQINTGYYTSDYFRGASTGENLPMVNIFNSDILPNMNLKPSISKSVELGANVRFLDNRLGFDVAWYRTNITNQIINLPTSLETGVTSRYINAGSMVNRGIEIAINATPIQGKSFTWDVNLNGSRNKNKIVSLTPGVNQLDLNEDQGVRAIATVGGSYGDLVTDYGYTRDANGKALITLGGSDFPYKFVRGYSVVGNIMPDFNLGLQNTFTYKNWNLGVLIQARIGGDFFSASHQYGTGRGTTANTMDGRDAEHGGLAWTDASGKSRNDGMIPDGVFQTGTKVSKDGQDVVLDGMTYREAYEKGYVSPVTPYQYYSMIGEWGIGIREASVFDASYVALRELSLGYSLPTDMVQRWKLNSLRVSLVGRNLGYLFNNLPDHINPEAVRNNKTSAFSEYGGVPFVRNMGLTVQVGF; encoded by the coding sequence ATGCGAAGATCACTTCTTCTCACCACGTTGCTTTTCTTATGCTGCTGTATTACTGCATGGGCGCAGGATAAGAAAGCTATTACGGGATCCGTAAAAGACGAAAAGGGAACGCCGTTACCCGGTGTTACGGTAAAAGAGAAAGGAACTGCCAACGGTGCCATGTCAGACGGCGACGGAACCTTTAAAGTACAGGTAGCTCCCAACGCCACGCTGGTACTCTCTTATATCGGATTTGTCAACCAGGAAGTAGTTGTAGGGGAACAAACTACTTTATCAATTGTATTAAAAGAAGACAACAAGAACTTAAATGAAGTGGTGGTTACCGCTATGGGTATGAAACGCGAACAGCGTAAACTCGGCTATGCGGTAACTGAACTGAAAGGTGCGGATGTGGCTAAAACCAACTCCATCAACCCAGTATCTGCTTTACAGGGTAAAGTTGCCGGTCTGGACATCTCCGCTGCTGCGGGTGGTCCTGCTGCCGCTCCCCGTATCGTACTGCGTGGCGCCAAATCTTTAAACGGAAAAGATCAACCCATCTTCATCGTGGATGGTGTGATCTTTGAAAATGACGAAAGTGCGGCGGATGTAAACTTCGGTAACGTACTGAAGAACCTCAACCCCGACGATTATGAATCTGTAACTGTGCTGAAAGGCGCCGCCGCCACTGCATTGTACGGTTCACGTGCTATCAATGGCGCCATTCTCATTACTACCAAAAAAGGGAATGCAAGAAAAGGTATAGGCGTTACCGTTAGCCAGACCGCCCAGGTGGAAAAAGTATACCGCGGCGCTATTGACCTGCAAAATAGCTACGGTCAGGGGCTCGACGGAACATATGACAACACCGCCGGTGGTAACAGCTTCGGTTCTTTCATGGACGGCAGCCAGGTGAAACTGGCCAATGGCCTGATGGTGCCTTACTCACCAAAACCAAATAACGCTAAAGATCTTTACCAGACAGGTAAATATTTTAATACCAACGTAGCCATGGAAGGCGGTAATGATAAAGGAACTTTCCGTTTATCTTACTCCCACCTGGACAATAACAGCGTTTCTCCCAACAACAGCTTTGGTAGAAATACTTTTGCTTTCCGTGGATCTTCACAGATATCAAAAGTACTGAGCGCAGATGCGGGTGTTACCTACGCTACCTCCAAAACACTGAATCCTGACCGTCAGGGCGGTGATTATACCAATTATAACATTGGTCGTAAATGGGTGTATGTGTTTCCGCGTAACTATGACCCATCTATCTGGGGCCAACCTGCCAACTACCTCGGCCCACAGGGCGGAAGAGCAGACCTCAACACCAACCCCGGCGCCGATTACTTCTTCCAGCAGGCGTATAACAGCTGGTCACGCAAAGAGTCACTGATTACCGGTAACTTCTCCCTGACTGCTACTGCTACTGACTGGCTGAAATTTGTGGGTAAAGCTAACTTCAGCAGTGAACAAAGTACAGACGAACGTAAAGAAGTGGGTACAGATGCTTACTTCAAAGGTCCTGATGGCCGCTACTCCATTGCAGGGGTGAATAAATCACAATACACCTTTACCGGTATGGCGATGATCACCCCTAAACTGGGTAAGAAATTTGAAGGTAACCTGAACCTGGGTGCGGAAACATGGAACAGCGGGATCGGTAAACAGTACAACAACTATACAGATGGTGGTTTACGTATTCCTTTCCTGTATGATATCAGCAACAGTAACAATGCTTATGTTATCAAGAATGATCCGCTGCTGCGTAAAGTGATTAACTCCGCGTTCTTCGCTGCCAGCCTGTCTTATAACAATGAATTATTCCTGGATATCACCGGCCGTAACGACTGGTCTTCTGCCCTGACTTATCCTAAAGGTAGCCTGGGTCATACCACTAACTCTTACTTCTATCCTTCTGTAAGTAGTGCATGGGAATTTACACAAACACTGAAAAACACATTACCTGAATGGGTAAGCTATGGTAAACTGCGCGCTTCCTACGCAATGGTAGGTGGTGACCTGGATCCATACCAGATCAATACAGGATATTATACTTCCGATTACTTCAGGGGCGCTTCTACCGGCGAAAACCTGCCGATGGTAAATATCTTTAACTCAGATATCCTGCCCAACATGAACCTGAAACCATCTATTTCCAAAAGTGTGGAATTAGGTGCGAATGTCCGGTTCCTGGATAATCGTTTAGGCTTTGACGTTGCCTGGTACCGTACCAACATTACCAACCAGATCATTAATCTACCTACTTCCCTCGAAACAGGTGTTACATCCCGTTACATCAATGCAGGTAGCATGGTAAACAGAGGTATTGAAATTGCGATCAATGCAACACCGATCCAAGGCAAAAGCTTTACCTGGGATGTGAACCTGAATGGTAGCCGTAACAAAAATAAAATCGTCAGCCTCACACCTGGTGTTAACCAGCTGGATCTGAACGAAGACCAGGGCGTAAGAGCTATTGCCACTGTAGGTGGCAGCTATGGCGACCTGGTAACAGACTACGGTTATACCCGCGATGCCAATGGCAAAGCACTGATCACCCTGGGTGGTAGTGACTTCCCGTACAAATTTGTACGTGGCTATTCCGTAGTAGGTAACATTATGCCCGACTTCAACCTCGGTTTGCAGAACACCTTCACTTACAAAAACTGGAACCTGGGTGTATTGATCCAGGCCCGTATTGGTGGCGACTTCTTCTCTGCTTCTCACCAGTATGGTACCGGCAGAGGAACTACTGCTAACACCATGGACGGACGTGATGCAGAACATGGCGGTCTTGCCTGGACAGACGCTTCCGGCAAAAGCCGTAACGATGGTATGATTCCCGATGGTGTATTCCAGACAGGAACCAAGGTTAGCAAAGATGGTCAGGACGTTGTACTGGATGGTATGACTTACAGAGAAGCTTATGAGAAAGGTTATGTATCGCCGGTTACACCTTACCAGTACTATAGTATGATTGGTGAGTGGGGTATCGGTATCCGGGAAGCTTCCGTATTTGATGCTTCTTATGTAGCACTCCGTGAATTATCACTCGGCTATTCCCTGCCAACAGACATGGTACAACGCTGGAAACTGAACAGTCTCCGTGTTTCACTGGTAGGCCGTAACCTGGGTTACCTGTTCAACAACCTGCCGGATCACATCAACCCGGAAGCCGTACGTAATAACAAAACGTCTGCTTTCTCTGAGTATGGTGGTGTTCCATTTGTTCGCAACATGGGTTTAACCGTACAGGTAGGATTCTAA
- a CDS encoding SusD/RagB family nutrient-binding outer membrane lipoprotein, whose protein sequence is MKAVNKWGIGVAVAGLMLGSCTKNFEDINTSPVISDEAPPELLITQSVKSIVDRDFDWFYDCYQYQMQWLQFATAAPGSSPTGLFSPNNTNDFYNAFYKNVGRNLVEIEDMVGRKPAEEKVQYSNMLAIAKIMKVYSAWRVADANGSIPYSEAFKARTDGNFTPAYDTQELLFATWDAELKAAVETLSSKLASQANYGANDIFYSGNESKWAKAGNVLRIKIAMRLLKRAPEKVAPIVKDAMSNTAGLFTSNDDEWKFISAAQGFARGGNWAMDNSPLSASRNMLDYMYNNNDPRLGIFYEKNSYTEALVDSLKAGGALSANATYNPRRYFGLPSSPDSRAVKADSVIFNVKRYTMVFGKDTITRRVDTVSSVQRRLFNLAAENAGTNGARYIQPILTYAEQCFMLSELAVRGIAQGDPKALYEKGIEASMDAYSQIGKEAKIQDYAALDAAAVQAYINTPAVAFAGATDVLLEKINIQNFLNHFKSPWEAWGAWKRTGIPKEGGILAFEPMKVSGQSVAVPRRWLLPQPTIANQTNWRNAIIEMQKTGEYGSNDNDFTGRVWWDKK, encoded by the coding sequence ATGAAAGCTGTTAATAAATGGGGCATTGGTGTAGCAGTAGCTGGTTTGATGCTGGGCTCCTGTACAAAAAACTTTGAGGATATCAATACAAGTCCGGTTATCAGTGATGAAGCGCCCCCGGAACTATTGATCACACAATCTGTAAAAAGCATAGTAGACCGCGATTTTGACTGGTTCTACGATTGCTATCAATACCAGATGCAATGGTTGCAGTTTGCTACTGCTGCACCGGGTTCATCTCCCACTGGTCTTTTCAGTCCTAATAATACCAACGATTTTTATAATGCCTTTTATAAAAACGTAGGCCGCAACCTGGTGGAAATTGAAGATATGGTGGGCAGAAAGCCAGCGGAAGAAAAAGTACAATACAGCAACATGCTGGCTATCGCCAAGATCATGAAGGTGTATTCCGCGTGGAGAGTAGCAGATGCGAATGGTAGTATTCCTTACAGTGAAGCTTTCAAAGCCCGCACAGATGGCAACTTTACTCCTGCATATGATACCCAGGAATTATTGTTTGCCACCTGGGATGCAGAGCTGAAAGCTGCGGTAGAAACACTCAGCAGCAAATTAGCTTCTCAGGCCAACTACGGCGCTAATGATATTTTTTATAGCGGCAACGAAAGTAAGTGGGCCAAAGCGGGTAATGTGCTACGCATAAAAATTGCCATGCGCCTGCTGAAAAGAGCACCGGAAAAAGTAGCGCCTATCGTAAAAGATGCGATGAGCAATACAGCCGGTCTGTTTACGTCCAATGACGATGAATGGAAATTCATCTCTGCTGCACAGGGCTTTGCCCGTGGCGGCAACTGGGCGATGGACAATAGTCCGCTGTCTGCCAGCAGAAACATGTTGGATTACATGTACAACAATAATGATCCGCGCCTGGGTATCTTCTATGAAAAGAACAGTTACACAGAGGCGCTGGTGGATAGTTTGAAAGCCGGTGGTGCATTAAGCGCCAATGCTACCTATAATCCACGCCGCTATTTCGGATTACCGTCCAGCCCCGATAGCAGAGCGGTAAAAGCCGACAGCGTTATCTTTAACGTGAAGCGTTATACGATGGTGTTTGGAAAAGATACCATTACCCGCAGGGTAGATACCGTATCTTCCGTGCAACGCAGGTTATTCAACCTGGCTGCCGAAAACGCCGGTACTAATGGTGCGCGTTACATACAACCTATCCTTACTTATGCGGAACAATGCTTCATGCTGTCTGAACTGGCAGTACGCGGTATTGCGCAGGGTGATCCGAAAGCGTTGTATGAAAAAGGTATCGAAGCATCTATGGATGCTTACAGCCAGATAGGTAAAGAAGCCAAAATTCAGGACTATGCAGCATTGGATGCAGCGGCTGTACAGGCGTATATCAATACCCCCGCTGTTGCCTTTGCAGGCGCTACAGATGTGTTGCTGGAAAAGATCAATATTCAGAACTTCCTGAACCACTTCAAGTCTCCATGGGAGGCATGGGGCGCCTGGAAGAGAACCGGTATTCCTAAAGAAGGCGGTATCCTGGCTTTTGAACCCATGAAAGTATCAGGACAGTCTGTTGCCGTACCACGTCGCTGGTTACTGCCGCAACCTACTATTGCCAATCAAACCAACTGGAGAAATGCCATTATTGAAATGCAGAAAACCGGTGAATACGGTTCGAACGATAATGACTTTACCGGCCGCGTATGGTGGGACAAGAAATAA